The genomic region TGCGCCGGGCGCAGATCGGCGGCACGGTGCGGGAGCGCTGGGGCACGCCGCGGCGCGTCGAACGGCAGCTGCTGGTCAACGACGGGCAGCGGCACGGCCGGCACCTGGTCTACGCCACCGGCACGCACACCACGCTGGTCAGGGCCGATGCCAGGCTGCTGGTGCGCAGCGCGGGGGAACTGCTGGACCGGCGATGAGCGGGCGGCGCTGGCGCGGGGAGCGGTTGCCGCTGGCGGTGCTCGGCGTGGCCTTCCTGCCACTGGCCGGCACGGTGGCCTGGCTGCTGGCCAGCGGCCAGGAGATCGGCCAGAGCGCGATGCTGGCGGGCACGGCGCTGGTCAGCGCGGTGCTGGCCGGGTACACCGCGTGGCTGGCCGACCGGCGCAGGCGGGTGGAGGAGGAACGCGGGCAGCTGGAGCGGGAGAAGGCGGAGACCGAGCGACAGCGGCAGGCGCTGGAGCTCCAGCGGCACGAGCTGGACCAGCTCAAGCACGAGCGCGACCTGCAGCGGGTGGCCGACGAGGGCTTCGTGGGCACCGTGGAGCTGCTGGGTCACGCGGCCGCCCAGGTGCGGGTCGGCGCGCTGTACGCGCTGGCCGGGATCGCCGCGGCGCGACCGGCCATGGCGCAGCAGGTCGTCGACATCGTGTGCGTCTTCCTCCGGCAGGCGATCCCGGCGCAGGAGCCGGGGGCGCGGCACCTGCGCAGGGAGGCGCAGAAGGTGCTGGACCGGGTGTTGCGGGCGCACCAGGGCAGGCCGGTGCTGCTGGACCTGTCCGACACCACGCTGCACGGGCTGGCGCTGACCGAGGTGACCCTGGCCGGTCTGGACCTCAGCGGCGCGGTGCTGGAGGGGCCGTGCACCCTGCGCGGGGTGCGGGTGCTGGGCAAGCT from Crossiella sp. CA-258035 harbors:
- a CDS encoding pentapeptide repeat-containing protein: MSGRRWRGERLPLAVLGVAFLPLAGTVAWLLASGQEIGQSAMLAGTALVSAVLAGYTAWLADRRRRVEEERGQLEREKAETERQRQALELQRHELDQLKHERDLQRVADEGFVGTVELLGHAAAQVRVGALYALAGIAAARPAMAQQVVDIVCVFLRQAIPAQEPGARHLRREAQKVLDRVLRAHQGRPVLLDLSDTTLHGLALTEVTLAGLDLSGAVLEGPCTLRGVRVLGKLVLSDAVFHGPAHFERAGMGELTADRTRFRQTAGFAAIVVRDKVKLAQARFERAAEFGQAAFGGAVHCMAVFADRADFAGCRFGGLVSLTGSRFASPPDFGGATFAAPPRLEEGPGGSGLDGAADGAGQLHH